The Thermodesulfobacteriota bacterium genomic interval ATAATGGAGACGGAAAGGCCGGAGGTAGTAAACCACCACGCGGCCCAGATGTCGGTGCCCGCTTCGGTCGAAGACCCCCGGTTCGACGCCGACGTGAACATAAAGGGCCTTATTAACGTGCTTGAGGCCTCGATAAAAACCGGCGTAAAAAAGGTGGTATTTATCTCCTCGGGCGGCGCCATATACGGAGAGGCGGAGGAGTACCCCACCCCGGAGACATACCCGGCAAAGCCGCTCTCACCCTACGCCGTAACAAAGGCGGCCTCCGAGTACTACCTCGACTTCTATAACCACCAGTACGGGCTCGACTACACGGTACTCCGCTACGCCAACGTCTACGGCCCCCGCCAGATACCTCACGGCGAGGCCGGGGTGATCGCGATATTCATGGACAGGCTCCTCGCGGAAAAACCGTGTACGGTCTACCACTTCCCGGACGAGCCCCGAGGCATGACAAGGGACTACTGCTATGTGGGCGACGTCGCGCGGGCCAACCT includes:
- a CDS encoding NAD-dependent epimerase/dehydratase family protein, which translates into the protein MKIVVTGGAGFIGSNVVDAYIDKGHEVVVIDDLSSGKRENVNPKARFHHVDIRSEEILEIMETERPEVVNHHAAQMSVPASVEDPRFDADVNIKGLINVLEASIKTGVKKVVFISSGGAIYGEAEEYPTPETYPAKPLSPYAVTKAASEYYLDFYNHQYGLDYTVLRYANVYGPRQIPHGEAGVIAIFMDRLLAEKPCTVYHFPDEPRGMTRDYCYVGDVARANLLALEGGSREAFNIGTGTPTHTLDLFNAVYESVKSRVPGLPPSFKEPARGPARAGDLKRSCLAAGKAAEELGWRAEVKLGEGIERTTAWRMERGA